The following is a genomic window from Hippoglossus stenolepis isolate QCI-W04-F060 chromosome 14, HSTE1.2, whole genome shotgun sequence.
cagcttctctcctgcagggggcgctgtgacgGTGGATGCAGGCACACAACGAGGTAGAgctacattaaaacacatttttagtgACAAGGAAGAGTTTTAAGGGAAAGTTTCAATCTGCTGGAGTGCGACCGACagaaagtaatacaaataaatcccTGGATCCACAAGTTCCTTCTTGGTCCAGGTCCCATCGTTGATTCTTATTTTGTTTCACGTTGATCACGAACGTCCACTTTGAAACCAGCTGATCGTGTTTCAATCACAACAAACAGTTAGAACCTGCCTGTAGTTACACAGATGATCGACacaagcattttttttttggacgTGCCACCGGAAATTAGAGTTGAtacaaacaagtaaaaacaatttGCACAAGCAACCAAACCTCGTCTCTGACCTCGTCTCTGACCTCGTCTCTGACCAACAACACTTAAACCTGATGAATCTCTTCTTGGATTCCTCCCTCAGTGGAAAACACCTTTTGTTTTGGTTGCACACAATCCCCGCCGGCTGTAactttccctccatcctctctgcctctgcctcctttctccgtgtgtctgctgtgattggtcggtTTCCTTGTCAGCGTGCACACTGGAGGTATAAAGCCCTGTGtgctggtggtgggggggatgGAGACAACCCACAGCCTGCTGTCGAACAACGAAGAACGTTGCTGCTCGCTGTCCCACTCTCTTGCCTACAACAGCTGTGACTTTGGATCTCTAACTCTGTTGCCATGTGTAGAGGACTCGCAATACTTCCTGCAACATGCCTGAAAAGGTAAGATCTGTTCGGTCTGCTGCAAAGATAACGGGAGGAAGACGGAGGTTTTGAACGTTTGAGGATGATTTTCtgctcatttttcattttaaatgaaacttaaactgttttaaatcagTCTGTGACTTGAAACAACAGCTAAATAATTGTTTATTAGACGCAGATCTTCATGAAAACAACCtgaactccccccccccgccctgtCACCTGCCTCTCCACAGTGCCATAAAGCACAAAATAAGCTTCTTACTGCAGAAGCCTGAACCTCAAGCTGCAGATCAGAAGAAGGAGACGAacgtcgctgctgctgctgctgctgctgctgctgctgctgcgaagAGGTCAGAGGAACTAATCTGTCACTGGGAACAGTGGGTTTAATGAATGGAGCTAATTTAACCACGTTCACCCAGCTCATGATCAAAACGATAAACTCTCCATGCATGCGTCTGTCGAGAGGCTCTGTGTGCTGCgtcaaaaaggaaaattcacgAGTTGCTTCTCCATGTGGAGGTGCAGCTGTAACGGCAGAGTTTCTGCAGGGTCTTAAAAAGGCTACGATCCAAGAATACACACTTTACTCCTCAAAAATATGTTGAAATATGATGAAGGAACTTCAGCCGTGCTTTAAAATaaggtttattttaaaagaaatgtttcgGTGGCATGTATGTCTctgttgtagttgttttttcACATATATCATAAAACTACAACTAAGACCAAcgtggaactgataactgataCATAAACACTCAGCCTTAAAAAGCCTTGAATATGTTGAAATATGATGAACTaggttttaaatatgttttggtCAGTTATGTTCATTTGACACTGCTTCTGTTGTCGTCATGCAGAGTTtgtgttgtcactgtgtgttgtggttCTTCCTCAGATGTTAGCACAGTGAGATAAAACTACAACCAAGACCGAtgtggaactgataactgatcGTCTATAATACAAATTGATCTCCACACATTGTCTGTGGATATTAGTTTGAGAGATAACGTGATGTTTTCCAGGGTTGTTCTCTACTATTATGATCAAGTGTATGTAATTCTAAAACTCTGAtcttccttcatatctgtcggACTTGACTTAGCTCTTTAATTTGAATCATTATGATCTTAAAAAagtcttacatttaaaaatgttgaaaccCTGGAAGGTGTTTGTGTTCAAAGCCTCTGAGAAGATTCGTCTCCCTGATTATAAAAGTACTTGGTCTCCCTGCAGGTCATTGATCCATCCTCCTACACTTTACTTTTCCTGCTCAAGACTCAAAACTTGATCAGGTCCTTGACTTTGACCCGGTGTCATGTTGACGTGTCTCTGAACGAATCAGTTTAATGAGGGATCgtctcagtttgttttggagagagatgaagggatggtGAGAGAAGAAGCGAACGAGTGGATGTGACGCTCTCAGTGACAAACCGCAGCTgaaaatagatgatagatgatttCCTGCTTCCTGCACCTTCCTTTCCGTATTTTGAGGGTCTGTGACGCTTTGTTTCGAGCTGTAATTGCCGTAGCAGATGCTGGTTTGTGTTACCATGGGAAAAAATTCATAATGGCTATcatgatattaatttgaaacTTAATTACCGTTTCTGGAAGTAGCGTAATTCCTGATATCGGATCTGGTTTGCGTAGGAACACATGACGTCGTGTTGTGGCCTCGGTCCAGCCTCAATGACCTCAGGTTCCCTCTGGAAGGTTCTCGTTGTTCTTCATGAGCCGGTTAGAATCAAAGTCCTAATCTTTACTTAAAAACCTTAATAAACTGTATTAATATGGTTTTATACACTCAAAATCCCACCGAACTCGCCCTGAACAcagattgtgtgtttgattaTGTGCGTCTCTGTGCAGTGCAGAGTCATgcaactgtttttaaaaacctgtttatctgtgtttcaGGGTTCCGACTGTAACTGAGGTGAAGAAATGGAAAGAGTCCTTCAGCCACGTCGTGAACAGTGACAGTAAGTGTTGAATACAAAGctcattattattaaaactaAGTCGAATGCGTCCAAAGCGAATCCCACAGGAGTTGGTCTGATTCTAATTACACTGACATCCACTGTCATGCAGATTCTCTCCTGGGgttgatttatatatatatatatatcaaacaaCTAAACATGATAAATTCTCTCGTGACAtgatgctgctgcagttgtGGGAATATTATCAGACGAGGCCTCGACCTTCACATTCCTCGCTAATGCTTCCTGGAAGGATTCGGAAGATTTTCAAAAGATGTTTCGGCTTTTTGAATTGTgcacattcagcagcagcatcatcctGCAAAGATCCACCCGACACACGAAAGGCTTTCTTAATGTTGTTAAAGAAAAGTTAACGGGATTGAAACAGGAAACTTGAGCTCAGACtgtgtctacacacacacacacacacacacacacacacacacacacaacacacacacacacacacacacacacacacacacacacacacacacacacacacacacacacacacacacacacacgttctctgACGTTTTCTCAGGCCCTGGTTTTCTGCTACGTGTCTGGAGACACTCGTCAGAGGCCCCTCAGGACGCACTGACCAGTACTGTGtatacatctgtgtgtgtgtgtgtgtgtgtgtgtgtgtgtgtgtgtgtgtgtgtgtgtgtgtgtgtgtgtgtgtgtgtgtgtgtgtgtgtgtgtgcataatcCCTCAGAGaattacactgtgtgtgtgcgatgggAGCAATGGCCTCGCGGGAACCAGCTGGGTACTGACCCCCTCTGTTCCATGATCTCATTCGCTGACCTCTGACATCGTCATGTCTTCCCGACTTAATCTGTCAGCTCTCGTTTTTTTTCCCGATCTTCACTTTATCTCGTCGTGGCCTCAGAAGCCTCGTCCATCCTTCAAACTAAGCCTCAGATCCGTGTGTGATGTCTTCTTCAAGTCGTGTGATTACTTGTATCCGAAAAGACAGGTTGCAATTATCGCTGCTGGATTTTGTGGTGATTTCTTGGGGATAAAACGCAATTGCACATTATAATTGATATTTAACAGAAacactttttcttctcctcttccctcgtCAGCCGGTCGCAGGGTCTTCAGCAACTTCCTGAGGTCAGAGTTCAGCGAGGAGAACTTGGATTTCTGGCTCGCCTGTGAGGGATACAAGAAGACAGGATCGTCCAAGCTGGCGACCAGAGCCAAGCAGATCTACCGGCAATATGTGGAGGCCGACGCCCCTAATGAGGTGATTAGTTTGTAATGGTGAATGTGGGTAAACCAGAAAGAGGCTCAAAGTAAAGTTGAGAGCTGCAAACACTTTTTATAAATCGTATTAATGCGACCGCACATTCCCCTTCAGTGAATCAACACTTGAGTCTGTGGACATAATGAATAACGCTGCAGCACTAATGACGTCTCACTGAGCTGCCtcattaaaaaggttttaactCTTGGATTTCATCATTGTCGCAGAATGTCAGACGCAAAACGTGgataaaaaacactttccacCTGAGTTTACACTTCATTTATGACCCTTTCATATTTTCATCCTTTATCGTTTTACCATAAAGAATTAGTTCTCAcaaaatccagttttttttatttgcacagcacttttcaatacgAGTAACAAAGTGATtaacaacaaacaatatgaaactcACACcgaatgtaataataataataaagatacagataataGAAGCAATAGACATCACatgataaaagcttttttttgtaaagatgtGTATGGATTATGTTGTTGCACATAAAGCCCAGTTCACCCAGTATCGATACTGGAACTGCTCCTCCAGTGGTCTCACGCCATGTCAGTGCTAAGTTCTCAAGTTTATTTACCGTCCCTCTTCCTCGTTGTCTCCAGGTGAACTTAGACGCAGCGACCAGGGAGGAAACGAAGCAGAACCTGGAGCACACCTGCCCGTCCTGTTTCGACAAGGCCCAGAGGATGATCTACGTCCTGATGGAGAAAGATTCCTACAGACGCTTCCTCAACTCCAAGCTGATCCAGGATCTgctgcagaagaaagagaagaaaaactgtgactgtgtggaGAACAGGCAGGCGTTAACTGGCGGCGCCTGAACGCGAAGGgaaagaagggaagaagaagacTGCAAACGTACAAGAGAACCTGGTCCAGAGCGGTTTGTTCCGTGTGTGTTTAGAGTTTAGAAGAATCAGATGTTTAGAAGGTGACGTAGAAAAGGTTCACGTGGGATGTGGTCGAGattctatttctcttttttttgatACCTTTCATTAATTCCTGGATGTCTTTGGTCCTTTACGGGGTTTTGCCGTGTTATGTCCACTGTCTGTGCGTATTCCCCCGTCCCCTGtgtctgattttaaatatttcatacgTCACTTCacgatatataaatacagatgaggttaaaaacatttgcttctgCAAAAAACACGACCTGCTCTCCGCGTCACGTCGAGGTTACGTTGACGCCGACGACAGGAAAACAATCTAACGCTACCTCCACCCAACGGCGACGCCTCCATACAAACCTCCTGTCATTCGTATCCCGATAACGATGATGTTAGGTTGTTACGTCTCTGAAATGTAAAGAATGACCCGACTTGATTGTACGTGACGACAACGTGGATAAATGTTCAGTGTCTTACCCAtcagtgttaaaatgttgtatttatgaGACTGTAAGatgatatttatacattttcaaaaataaaaaagaatatgtGGACATGTTTATTTGTTCCAACAATACTAGCGtagtctttttctctttgtgctccAGCTGCTGGATGACGTTGATGTACAACCTGCAGTAAATCTCATCATTTAAATACCTGTTCACTTCGATGGCTTGTGGTAAACTTAGAATGTAAACTATCCCACGTAGATTTTTATCATATTAAGTTATTGTCGTATCAAATCTGTGACTATATCACGAATAAAATCATGTGATGGATAATCTGAACTTTGCGTTTGTTTCAGCTTCTGCAGACGTGTCAGCACGAGGCTTTTTAACATGCAAACATTTGACAATTAGCGCTCAATACAAAGTGTACTGCATTTAAATGGCAATTTGCAGGACACTAGCGCAGCGGCTGGGAATCATCCCAACAACCATTTACTCTGTATTTGTTATTGCAACCATAGTGATGAAGGACCTTCCTATAAtgttaacagtttttttaagCCCTTATTTTTCTCTGAACCCTGGTTACAGAGTTTTGAGAATAATTCAATCTTCAAACATTCTCAGACACAGTGTCAGGTTTCCCATTATTTGAATCCTGACGGGGTTTGTGTTAAGAATTCAATGCAGAGCAGttattacatttaaatcttAAGCGGCTTAAGAACTCACACGTCTGTCAGAACGTGATCTCCAACTTTTACAATcctgattttgttttcctctgcaacGGCTCAAGTTGTCCTGTGTTTGGATTCACCTCCGTGAGGTTCGGGGTGGTTACCGCGGCCGTATGCACGTTCACAGCCAAACTTCGTGCCTATTTAAGGGCAACACATTTAGAAGCATGACGCACTATACAGTAAATAAGCTCAAATTAATCTCGTGCACATCGGACTTTGACGAGCAGAGAAACGCAAACAAGtctaaatatttactgttttcaCAGGCCGCATGCTTTGCTGCTCAGAAAAGGCacagaaatagaagaagaaacgtCTGGATGGTTTTATAGAGGCTGAATCGGTGAAATCTTTGAGTTAATAATTCACCAGCAGCCTCATTACGGTGCTCGGAGGGGAGGCCGTGCTCCAGGAGTTTTTCCACGAGGACCTAAAACGTGTTaatctttgaaaaacagaggCCGTTAATTGTAAATGTTGCTCTCAAGGAAAAGTCACAGATATAGAAcaggaatgaaaacatgcaCGTTCACGTCTGCACAGGCACAGATTCTtgtttcagtctcagctgcTGCACGTCAGCCGCTGTAGGTTTTGGATTCTGCAGCTCAAATGCAGGAGGCCTCAAGAAAGTGATGAATCCACTGAGGCTGGTGAGCCTGGGAGAATTCATCTGGAGTGAAATGAGAGTGTGGAGTTTGTAGGACTGTGTGACGAGCAGTTTCAAGAATTTGGATCAAAACAATGACGTTTTGGACCCGAGTGAGCGACAGATCATTTGTTTTTCGGTGAAAATACCACGTAGATGTAGATGGAGAGGAGGTACATCAAGTATTTTAACTCTGATGAGTATGGAAAAGCCTTTAAGACGACAGGACGAGaacaaaacagaatataaatcTTCTTGTACGAGGGTTAGTGTCTTTTATGCATTGTTAACATTTAcaatagttttgttttcatattgaaatTTAAAGAGCACACCTACAACTTTCCAACATCGGctggttttcatttctgtgAATAGTCTTTCATGACATTAATTTgggtctgaggaacctttcacaacTCAGAACACGATGAAGTCAACTCTTCATCTGCAACGACCAAACTTCAGATTAAGTCTTTGCAAACTAAACCTCTGAAAACAACCTTTTAACCTCAGAGACCAAAATGCTCAACGTCTAATTCTCCGTCTCAGTTAGAAACATATTTCACCACAACTCCTTCTTTCTTCATAACTAAAATCACAggttttatattaatttaatacaCTTTTGACCCACCTCAACTTCCTGTGCCTACAGGAAATTAATCCCAGAAAGTAATAATAGTCTTCTTATATTCAGATTCACCAGTGTGGGTGTGCATGGTGTCACCATTATCTCTACACAACATCTTGTGTAGGGGTTATGTTACACaactcgtgtgtttgtgtacttgtcTTTGcctgcagctgcaacacagaGTCTGTTCCGACTCTCAGGAATCAAACCTGCTTATCGCTCCGCGTTCGCTCCGGTCGGCCCTGACACCCGGCAGCTGCACAGCCGGCTAATTAAAACCTGACAGGAGGATCTGCTGCTCTAATGGGATCATGCATGTGGGGAGGcacgtacacacagacacatgcatgcgtagggcacgtgcacacactcaggACGAGCAGTTTGTACGTGCACGTCTGGATCTCTGGTTTGTCTGAGAGAAGTTTGGCTAACAGAGTTAAAACTGATTTATCtcactgtctgttttctgttgtgataACAGAGGTTCACAGGACTGTTTTACTACAGTGTTTAACGACCGgggttttcagaataaaagctgaCACGTGTAGTTTGAATCTAGGATTTCAATGTTTTGCTGCTGATTCTGTTTCAACGTGATTCATATTTAGTGTAACTGCCGTTCGTCCCTCTGTCACAATAACTGTACAAGAACTCTTTTGCAAACAGCGGATACATAATTTATGTTTaagtcgtttttttttacaagtagGCTGATTGTTCAATGCATCGCTGCAATACAGACGTTGTTGGATAAATGGAAAGATGGAGGATATGTGTGTTTGACAAGTTCTACATTATTACTGGGACTGATGTCGttcatttgtactttttacatttacattttatttacattttaaaaaccatttGTTACCATagttcttatttcttttttccgaTCAACAGCAGCGTGatgtgtctcctccatgttaactgTCGTCATACTGTTAGTagctttatatataaatatcatcatGTTGGTTGTGTAGTcttctgtatttgttgttgttcatgcATTAACAGAATGATTTGCACGGTGGAAGAACAGGCGAATAGTGAAAAGTGCCACTTTCTGCAGCTGGTCTGAAATCAGATCTCTGCAGAAAATAAACCGAGACatgtttcagtttgatccagacagAGAACAACTCTTTTGCGatgaacctttcacacctgatacgATTGAGACTAAACTGATAAAGTTTAAAGGTCGGTGTGAAAGTGCCCTCAGAGGAATTTCATGTAATAAGCTGCAGTGATAAAGTAAAGCAGAACTACGTCGTCCTAACTAATGGAGAAAGTGTCATTTCCCTCTTAATCACGCTGTTCCTCATTAAACCTGAAGCCTCAGactcatttgtcatttgttaGATGAACCTCATTATGTCACTGGatcaactcctcctcctccgtctttaATTAATCTGCTGGTTCAATCACAGATTCACTTTGGAAGCAGCTTGTTAATCGCAGCAAAGAGCGAAAGAGGCCGAGGGGAAACTAGCATCACATGATCTGAGCCTCCTCTGCAGGTGGGATTTCTTCTTCGTGTGGAGGAAACGCTCGGCTACAAACACTTCCGAATATTGCAGgtggaataataataaagaggCCGACAGGGCTGTAACAAAGCTCTCACACTTCTCTGATGAGAGGCTGTTGTATGTGCACAGGAGAGCCGAtgagaagaggagcagcagctgcaggcagCAGATCAGCAGGCGATTAGCTGATAAGGATGATGAAGGCCGCCGAGACAAACTGACACTCAACAGGTGCGGGAAATAAAATCCTCTCTCCGCATCggatcagagctgcagcagcggaGTGAACTCAGGCCGAGCTGTCGTCTCTGCGCAGgaatcatccatcatccatcccaTAAAAACatactgaacaaacacaaattcagcTTCTTAAAACGGGAACAAGTCATGAATCCACGTTTCCCGCCATAAAGGGAGCAACAGTGTTTTTCAGAACTTCTCATGTCGGAGAGAACAACATCAGTTCGTTTAGTTCTTCTCCGATGAGAAACGATCGTCTGAAGCTCCGatgttattttaataaaactcAGCTGGGCTCTTGAGTAAATGCGAGTTGTGTTGACAGCTCGGTCTGGTGAGACCTTGACCAACTCGGGGGACGGACCGTGGACCCAGAGGGTGCGGCCTCGTCAGCGCTGGATGCTGCTGCCAGCTGCCGATGCCACTGGGGAAATGACGGactgttcttttatttttctcacattAGAAGGCAGATATTATTTCTTTCTTGAAAATTAAAATGCTCCCTGTCATCAGAGACCTGTTGAGCGCTGGTGTTTTTTAACGAGGGGCTAATTGGGCTTTGAGCTTCCTGCAGCGCCCACACACACCTCGGGCCTTTAATGACGCTGCAGTGAATGCAAACAGACATTTATAGTTTTATGGTCTTAATCCATCAGCACAAGTATTTGAGACTCTGGGGAAAACCAATCAGCTTTTTTCCCAAAGTCTCGATGCCAACGAGTCTGTTTAATCTGCGTAGACGTCTCCGTCGTCGTCGTCTGATCGCTGGTTTGGATCCTCTGGGCGGCAGCCAAGGCAGAAGAACTggattaaactgtaaaaacatgatCGTGGAAACCTTGTGAAAGAAATGAGaaattcttcctctttgtcttccgGCACATTTGGAGGAAAATCAGGTCACgaatcagatgaaaataaaacagtattcAGGGTTTTCTGGCTGGATGATAGTTGGCCAGgatgagaaaaaacatcatgaaacagtgaatttattttgaacgacacagttttaaagttttctcCGTGAACTTGACCACATGTACGAGCATCGTCTGAATCtcaacaaaacatttgtaaGAAATGTCACCAGCATCCTTCGGGGACCGGGAGCATCTGACCTTTCTCCGGCTATTTGTAGAAAGTGCGGTAACGGATGCGTCCGTGCGGAActctgacagtgtttgtgttggcagCCGCTTCCTCAGCTGCATCTGTTTCCACTCGGGTTCTTCACCCTGGTTTTAGTGGCGCACTTTGTTCTCCAGGACAATTCAGCTAATgcagaaaacagattttttcgTCTGCTTTCTTGGACACTTTCCTTGAAAGTTTATGAGCGATTGTTTTCAGTTTCCAGTTCGTCTTCGTCAGACATCGCTGGACCAACGCCCAACATTTGCTGGAAAGTCAGTTGAGGATCCTGGAGAGCAGGATCAACTTCAGCTGTAATCAACAGGCGAAACCTTCAGATACCTGCTCCACCCATCACGCTCGGTTTGTCACAGATTTCTCGACCCACCCGTTTCCCTTCCCTTCACCTATTCATCCTTCTACCTCATCCCTCACTCATCCTaggttcttcttcttcagttcaTTCCAAGACGAGCCACATCTTAACTTTCTTTACATTTCgattaaaaacttaatttaagcCTGGTGCACAcgagaggattttcaactcttgatTAGAAATTTTAAAAACGACAGCGACCACAGACATTATGacagatttaacagattttttatcTTATAATCGTCAGAACACACACTTGACGTTTGTAGGAAAAACCATTTCACAGCGACAATTCCAGAAActcttcttcagtgtttttatggCAGTTGTAAATCAACTTTAAGGAGCTTTAACGAATTTTTGCGATTGTTGTGTCCAGTCTAAATTTGGCCTGAATATCCTCTGGTGTCCAGCAGACCTCACACATGACGacacatcgacaccggcgtcAGCCCTCGTCGCCCCAATCCCTTGAAACTCGtcatctttccaagttgacgtcttcgtctgcGTCTTCCACATGTTCGGCtcctcctttttatttctctgctccCAGTTATGCAACCGTCACATTTTGAGAAACTTCAGAAACTCGCCCACTCACACGGTGAATTCTCTCtgatattttcctgctgtgttctcacatggactcactttGAAAGTTTCCATAAAAACTTAACTAGGGAGCTGGTAGGAAAAGTTATGCAAAATGTCCGAAGCAGCTaaatcagacatttgtgttctcacattcagcctctaaggaacatttcaggaacacgTCTgtggaaaacatgcaaactccaaacacaAAATCCCTGATTGGCCGGCAGGATCAAAcaaagaaccttcttgctgtgagttctaaccactgtaccaccgtgcc
Proteins encoded in this region:
- the rgs4 gene encoding regulator of G-protein signaling 4 yields the protein MCRGLAILPATCLKSAIKHKISFLLQKPEPQAADQKKETNVAAAAAAAAAAAAKRVPTVTEVKKWKESFSHVVNSDTGRRVFSNFLRSEFSEENLDFWLACEGYKKTGSSKLATRAKQIYRQYVEADAPNEVNLDAATREETKQNLEHTCPSCFDKAQRMIYVLMEKDSYRRFLNSKLIQDLLQKKEKKNCDCVENRQALTGGA